The following is a genomic window from Ignavibacteria bacterium.
TCTTTGTGATTAAATCCCATGATGCAATTCTTGAAAGAGTAATTCTGCTTGCAGCATTTATGCCGATAATCTCTGCGATATCGGGCAATACAGGTTTACAGACTGCAGCAATAATTGTTAGAGCTATTGACACCGGCTATGTGAATATTTCAACCTGGTGGAAACCTCTTGCAAAACAGATGAGTACGACTTTGATAATTGCATTCGTTGTGGGATGTTTAACCGGTCTGATTGGTTATATAATGATGGATGGAAATAAAAGCGCATTCGGACTGACAGTTGGAATTTCAATGTTTGTTTCCATAAACATTGCAGGTCTTATGGGCACATGTGTCCCGATGATTTCAAAGAGATTCGGACTCGACCCGGCAATTACATCAGGACCTTTTGAGACTGCATTTCAGGATGTTGTGGGCATAAGCATCTTTCTTTCAATCGCAACGTATATGTTATCACATTTAAACTGAATATAAAAGATGATAAGTAATTTAAGAAAACGATATGGTTATCTTGATATACCCGATATTACTAATCAATTGTTTCTGATTTTCTTAAGCTTGTTAGTCCTTATTTTCGATAAGAATATTCCTCAGGCATTTATAATTGTTTTATCGAATTTTGTTCTTATTGGGCTTATAAATTATGTTGTAAAAAAATACGAAGAGAAGAGTGATGAAGATAAGCTTAAGTATTCGTTTTTTAAGATTCTGCGGTATTTTTATCCTGTGTTCATGATTTTATTCTGCTTTAAAGAAGTATATGTTTTAATGTTCAGCATTTGGGGAAGAACAATATTTGATTCTTATCTCATTTCAATCGACAGGTGGATTTTTGGATTTGACCCGACTGTTTATCTCGCGCAATTTAATCATCCCGCCATGGTGGAGTTCTTTCAGATAATTTACTGGCTGTTTTATTTTATGCAATTATCATTTGTTATTATTCTTTATATAGCGCAGCGTTTTGCTGAGTATAAATATGCAATGTTTGTAGTCTTTTTTGGTTTTTATCTTTCATTTATCGGTTACCTTTTGGTTCCTGCTATAGGTCCGAGATTTACTTTGCACGACTTCAAAAAACTTGATGCCGAGCTTGAAGGAATGTTTATGTCAGAGAAATTGAGATTATTTATTAACAGCGGAGAATCAATTCCTGTTGATGTTCCTGATCCGGAAAATTATGCGCAGCGGGATGCGTTTCCTTCGGGTCATACGTTGATAGCATTACTGATTACTTATCTCGCTTTCCGTTTCCGGTCAAAATGGCGGTGGTGGTATTGTATTTATACCATCTTGATGATTTTTTCGACAGTTTATCTGCGCTATCACTACGTAATAGACCTTATAGCGGCTATACCATTTGCTGTTGTAACAATTCTTGTAGCGGAAAATATTTATAAAGGGAGGATTAACTTTAAAACCGGAGAAGCTATTAACTCGGCATAAATCTTAAGAATTCATTTTAGAAATGAGTTCCGCCATATTGATTGGCTTTGTGATGAAATCATTCATGCCTGCCTGTCTGCATCTTTCCTTTTCTTCTTCAAATGTATGAGCTGTCAATGCGATAATCTTAACGGGAGATTTAACGTTTGCCATTTCCCATTGTCTAATTTTTTGCGCAGCTTCATATCCGTTTAATATGGGCATCTGAATATCCATCAAGATGAGCTTAATGTCAGGGTCGGAAGTTGCTTTTTCAACGGCTGACTGCCCGTTACTTGCAGTAATAAAATCAAACCCCTGCTTAGTCAGCAGGCGTGACATTAACTTTAAGTTTATCGGATCGTCTTCTACAAGTAAAATTTTCATTCTGTTTATAAAAACTTTGCAGTTATTTCATCTGCGAGCGCATATCCTTTATCCGTCAGTCTCAAGTGCTCATTATTCAGCAAAGCGTATTCATTTTTTACGAGACTTCCAATGAATTCTTTATGAATTTCAAAAAAGCTTTCATTGAATTTTTCTTCGTAATCATTCAGGTTAATTCCTGAAGATCTGAGCGATAACATTATAAATTCAGATTTGTAAGTGAGTCCTTCGGATTTTTTTTCTTTCTCCAATTCATCCAAAGGAAGATTCTCTTCTGCAAGTAATTTGCAATATTCTGAAACATTTTTCACGTTATTTTTTCTTACCTTATTCAGATAAGAGTGTGCACCCGGACCTAGACCCAGATAATTTTCAAGTGTCCAATATTTTGAATTATGTTTGGCTTTAAACCCCGGTTTAGAATAGCTCGATACTTCATAATGCTCATAACCGCCATCAGATAAGTATTTGCTTAAGTTTAAATATAAATCAGATTCAGTCTCAGAGTCATTTTTAACAATTTTTTTATTCAGATAATCCTTATACAAAACGGT
Proteins encoded in this region:
- a CDS encoding phosphatase PAP2 family protein yields the protein MISNLRKRYGYLDIPDITNQLFLIFLSLLVLIFDKNIPQAFIIVLSNFVLIGLINYVVKKYEEKSDEDKLKYSFFKILRYFYPVFMILFCFKEVYVLMFSIWGRTIFDSYLISIDRWIFGFDPTVYLAQFNHPAMVEFFQIIYWLFYFMQLSFVIILYIAQRFAEYKYAMFVVFFGFYLSFIGYLLVPAIGPRFTLHDFKKLDAELEGMFMSEKLRLFINSGESIPVDVPDPENYAQRDAFPSGHTLIALLITYLAFRFRSKWRWWYCIYTILMIFSTVYLRYHYVIDLIAAIPFAVVTILVAENIYKGRINFKTGEAINSA
- a CDS encoding response regulator; protein product: MKILLVEDDPINLKLMSRLLTKQGFDFITASNGQSAVEKATSDPDIKLILMDIQMPILNGYEAAQKIRQWEMANVKSPVKIIALTAHTFEEEKERCRQAGMNDFITKPINMAELISKMNS